From the Herpetosiphon gulosus genome, one window contains:
- a CDS encoding GNAT family N-acetyltransferase produces the protein MNYWYGNAVEDDITVLAPLLGQALHFNMNREALVEWMQKRGVSLYRAFKVDGAIAAGLGILPMGQWFGGKAQPTAGITVVGVGPEWRGRKVGGLMMEAMLREQYEQDVAISTLYPATTQFYRTLGYERAGSRILYELNPALIKPKRDHGVTLRQVLETDYAPFAAIYDPWAASQAGVLERSQLMWERVMVSPRAERLRYILSDQAGQAVGYVVYEQAGQFEDVKVIDWVATTGAALDALLDFWAGHRSLVSKIVLPGAPIDPLLFRYHEQGVEYNWHLDWMLRIINAPLAIQRRGFPHWLNCEIALDLIDPRLDWNHGRWVLQLRDGVGTLERGGNGAVSLHVRDLAALYSGYLAPHDLRLAGSLQADAEQLGLLAAIFASPRPWMSDMF, from the coding sequence GTGAATTATTGGTATGGTAACGCCGTCGAGGATGATATTACAGTTTTAGCGCCATTGTTAGGCCAAGCCTTACATTTCAATATGAACCGTGAAGCTTTGGTCGAATGGATGCAAAAGCGCGGGGTGAGTTTATATCGGGCCTTTAAAGTTGATGGCGCAATCGCCGCAGGCTTGGGGATTTTGCCGATGGGTCAGTGGTTTGGCGGCAAAGCCCAGCCAACCGCTGGGATTACGGTGGTTGGGGTTGGCCCTGAATGGCGCGGGCGCAAAGTTGGCGGCTTGATGATGGAAGCCATGTTGCGTGAGCAATATGAGCAAGATGTGGCGATTTCGACGCTCTATCCTGCTACAACTCAATTTTATCGCACGCTTGGCTACGAGCGAGCTGGCAGCCGAATTTTATATGAATTGAACCCCGCGCTGATTAAGCCCAAGCGAGATCATGGCGTGACGCTGCGCCAAGTGCTCGAAACTGATTATGCCCCATTTGCGGCGATTTACGATCCGTGGGCGGCAAGCCAAGCTGGGGTGCTCGAACGTTCGCAATTGATGTGGGAACGGGTGATGGTTTCGCCTCGCGCTGAACGTTTGCGCTACATTTTGAGCGATCAGGCTGGTCAAGCGGTGGGCTATGTGGTGTATGAGCAGGCTGGCCAATTTGAAGATGTAAAAGTCATCGATTGGGTGGCAACCACAGGCGCGGCCTTGGATGCGCTGCTGGATTTTTGGGCTGGTCATCGCTCATTAGTTAGTAAAATTGTCTTGCCTGGTGCGCCGATAGACCCACTGCTGTTTCGCTATCACGAACAGGGTGTTGAATATAACTGGCATTTGGATTGGATGTTGCGGATCATCAATGCGCCGCTGGCGATCCAACGCCGTGGGTTCCCGCACTGGCTGAATTGCGAAATTGCCCTTGATTTAATTGACCCACGCTTGGATTGGAACCATGGTCGTTGGGTATTGCAACTCCGTGATGGGGTTGGCACATTAGAGCGTGGTGGCAATGGCGCAGTTTCGCTGCATGTACGCGATCTGGCTGCCTTGTATAGTGGCTACCTTGCGCCGCATGATTTACGTTTGGCGGGCAGCTTGCAGGCCGATGCTGAGCAATTAGGCTTGTTGGCAGCGATTTTTGCTAGCCCACGCCCGTGGATGAGTGATATGTTCTAA